In Cucurbita pepo subsp. pepo cultivar mu-cu-16 chromosome LG04, ASM280686v2, whole genome shotgun sequence, the following are encoded in one genomic region:
- the LOC111792471 gene encoding WAT1-related protein At4g15540-like, translating to MERRLFYKDVVPFAAMVAAECATVGSNTGFKAAIARGMSYYVFTLYVCVAAAVVLIPFALIFHRSQQLPPNKISLFFKLVALSALGLSCQLLGNKGLEFSSPTLSSAISNLIPAFTFILAVFFRMEKIDLKRRSSIAKIVGSAVSISGALVVVLYKGPIVISNPYSQGPKELGLLYHNHNQPLGSSHPRPNWILGGLCFVFQYLSNSFWYILQTQIIKTYPDEVTVVAVYYSIQAVLTAPVCLLAETDMNAWKMTNALSFVFILNSGLMGQAFVAATHTWGLSLKGPVYVSSFRPLSIAIAAAMGAILLADDLHLGSIIGAIIISVGFYGILWGKAKEEEWKELDGERLESSSKAPLLHYYRVEDP from the exons ATGGAGAGGAGATTGTTTTACAAAGACGTGGTGCCATTCGCCGCCATGGTTGCCGCCGAGTGCGCCACCGTGGGATCCAACACAGGCTTCAAAGCCGCCATCGCCAGAGGCATGAGCTACTACGTCTTCACCCTCTACGTCTGCGTCGCCGCCGCCGTCGTCCTCATCCCTTTCGCCCTCATCTTTCACAG ATCGCAACAGCTTCCTCCGAACAAGATTTCCCTGTTCTTCAAACTCGTCGCCCTCTCCGCCCTCGG GCTTTCGTGCCAATTGCTTGGGAACAAAGGCTTGGAGTTCAGCTCCCCCACTCTTTCATCCGCCATTAGCAACCTCATCCCGGCGTTCACCTTCATTCTCGCCGTCTTTTTCCG GATGGAAAAGATAGATTTGAAAAGGAGGAGCAGCATAGCCAAAATTGTGGGGTCAGCGGTGTCGATATCAGGTGCATTGGTAGTGGTTCTGTACAAAGGCCCAATTGTGATATCAAACCCATATTCTCAAGGCCCAAAAGAGTTGGGCCTTCTCTATCACAACCACAATCAACCTTTGGGCTCTTCACATCCACGGCCCAATTGGATATTGGGTGGCCTTTGCTTTGTCTTTCAATACCTTTCCAACTCCTTTTGGTACATTCTCCAG ACCCAAATCATAAAGACATACCCAGATGAGGTAACAGTGGTGGCAGTGTACTACAGCATCCAGGCAGTTTTAACGGCGCCGGTGTGTTTGTTGGCAGAAACAGACATGAATGCTTGGAAGATGACAAATGCACTAAGCTTTGTGTTCATACTGAACTCG GGTTTGATGGGTCAGGCCTTTGTGGCTGCTACCCACACTTGGGGACTCAGCTTGAAGGGGCCTGTTTATGTGTCCAGTTTTAGGCCATTGTCCATTGCCATTGCTGCTGCTATGGGTGCCATTCTTCTTGCTGATGATCTTCATCTTGGAAG TATAATTGGAGCTATCATAATATCCGTCGGATTCTATGGCATATTGTGGGGAAAGGCAAAAGAGGAAGAATGGAAAGAATTAGATGGCGAAAGGTTGGAATCTTCCTCAAAAGCTCCGTTGCTACACTATTATAGAGTCGAAGATCCATGA
- the LOC111792447 gene encoding protein ALTERED XYLOGLUCAN 4-like, which produces MRFSNSHLAEKSHHKHRSQRERWVWSGPLLCSFLAISAIVSFFFFSLRSPNPSLLLRPNLPALQSIHDPTPPKEKQRCNLFKGHWIKQAGGSGMYTNWSCPTIPESKNCFKQGRKDMDFVNWRWKPDECELPRFDSMAFLHLLRGKKLAFIGDSVARNQFESLLCFLSQVETPQDVYKDSEDRFRTWYFPKSDLTLLMLWTKFLVAGEERVVNGTGTGVFDLQFNEIDKDWTQHLPEIDYAILSNGHWFFRVLYLHEGNNIPNCIYCSNPNITSHNPDFALRMAFRAAFKYINDCKNCGKLVTFVRTFSPAHFENGVWNTGGYCNRTGPSSAKVIDQESFDWKLRNIQIEETEKAKLEGMGKGKRFEVIDVTMAMTMRADGHPGEFWGNKWMKGYNDCVHWCMPGPIDAWNELLMAVIRKEEAAMDS; this is translated from the exons ATGAGATTTTCCAACTCCCATTTGGCAGAGAAATCCCATCATAAACATCGTTCCCAGAGGGAGAGATGGGTCTGGTCTGGTCCTCTGTTATGCTCTTTCTTAGCCATCTCCGCCAttgtttccttcttcttcttctccctccGCTCCCCAAacccttctcttcttctccgcCCCAACCTCCCCGCCCTCCAATCCATCCACGATCCAACCCCTCCAAAGG AGAAACAGAGGTGCAATCTGTTCAAAGGGCATTGGATTAAGCAGGCCGGAGGATCGGGCATGTACACGAATTGGAGCTGCCCCACGATCCCAGAATCGAAGAATTGCTTCAAACAGGGGAGGAAGGATATGGATTTTGTGAACTGGAGATGGAAGCCAGATGAATGCGAGCTTCCAAGATTTGATTCCATGGCGTTTCTCCATCTTCTCCGTGGAAAGAAACTCGCTTTTATCGGCGATTCTGTTGCCAGAAACCAATTCGAATCTCTCCTCTGCTTCTTGTCTCAG GTAGAAACTCCACAAGATGTTTATAAAGACTCTGAGGATAGGTTTAGAACATGGTATTTTCCAAAAAGTGACCTAACCCTTCTCATGCTTTGGACTAAATTCCTCGTGGCCGGAGAAGAGAGGGTTGTGAATGGAACGGGAACGGGCGTTTTCGACCTACAATTCAACGAGATCGATAAGGATTGGACGCAACACCTACCCGAAATCGACTACGCGATTCTCTCTAACGGGCATTGGTTTTTTCGAGTGTTGTACTTGCATGAAGGAAACAACATTCCCAATTGCATCTATTGCAGCAATCCAAATATCACGAGTCACAATCCTGACTTTGCATTGAGAATGGCTTTTCGAGCGGCTTTTAAGTACATCAATGATTGTAAGAATTGTGGTAAGTTGGTGACATTTGTGAGGACGTTCTCGCCTGCCCATTTCGAAAATGGGGTTTGGAACACGGGTGGCTATTGCAATAGAACAGGTCCGTCGAGTGCGAAGGTGATCGACCAAGAGAGCTTTGATTGGAAGCTAAGGAATATTCAGATAGAAGAGACGGAAAAGGCGAAACTAGAGGGGATGGGGAAAGGGAAGAGATTCGAGGTGATCGACGTGACGATGGCTATGACGATGAGAGCGGACGGGCACCCGGGGGAGTTTTGGGGAAACAAATGGATGAAGGGTTACAATGACTGTGTGCATTGGTGCATGCCAGGCCCCATTGATGCATGGAATGAGCTTTTGATGGCAGTTATAAGGAAGGAGGAGGCAGCTATGGATTCATAA
- the LOC111792472 gene encoding WAT1-related protein At5g40230-like: MERSFLYKEFAPLIGMIAGECATVGSNTVYKAISGHQISFYVFTFYTCLAAALVLLPFAIIFRRSGVFPSNKSSFFLRLICLSAMGVGCQLFSYKGLEYSSPTLASAISNLIPALTFILAVLFGMEKLALKSSSSTAKIVGSAVSIAGALVVVLYKGPVILSNPFAAPTRLNLSHPLASSQPNWIMGGLCFFAQYLLNSFWYIILTQMVNMYPDELAVVCLYYVFEVIIAAPICLLAEGNLGAWKLKNSLELVAVLNSGCVGQSFVSAIHTWGVHVKGPVYVSSFRPLSIAIAAATGVIFLGDDLYLGSIIGATIIASGFYSIMWGKIKEEELKGKDEFCSSLGSSSKDKIPLLKSCKVQDD, encoded by the exons atggaGCGCAGTTTTCTGTACAAGGAATTCGCTCCATTGATCGGAATGATCGCCGGCGAGTGCGCTACCGTCGGCTCCAACACCGTCTACAAAGCCATTAGCGGCCATCAAATTAGCTTCTATGTCTTCACCTTCTACACTTGCCTCGCCGCCGCTCtcgttcttcttcctttcgcCATCATCTTCCGCAG ATCCGGCGTTTTTCCGTCCAATAAATCCTCGTTCTTCCTGAGACTGATCTGCCTCTCCGCCATGGG AGTTGGATGTCAGCTGTTTTCCTATAAAGGATTGGAGTACAGTTCACCGACGCTTGCTTCCGCCATTAGTAACCTAATTCCTGCTCTCACTTTCATCTTGGCCGTTCTCTTCGG GATGGAGAAGCTAGCTTTGAAAAGCTCAAGCAGCACGGCGAAAATCGTTGGCTCGGCAGTGTCTATAGCAGGTGCACTTGTAGTGGTTCTTTATAAAGGTCCAGTCATTCTATCAAACCCATTTGCTGCGCCAACAAGATTGAACCTTTCACATCCTTTGGCCTCTTCCCAACCCAATTGGATCATGGGTGGCCTCTGCTTTTTTGCTCAGTACCTTCTCAACTCTTTCTGGTACATTATTCTG ACCCAAATGGTGAACATGTATCCAGATGAACTAGCTGTGGTGTGCTTGTACTATGTTTTCGAGGTCATAATAGCTGCACCCATATGCCTATTAGCAGAAGGAAACTTGGGTGCGTGGAAGCTAAAAAACAGTCTTGAATTGGTTGCTGTTTTGAACTCG GGATGTGTGGGTCAATCCTTCGTCTCTGCCATCCACACATGGGGTGTCCATGTCAAAGGTCCTGTTTATGTTTCGAGTTTCAGGCCTCTCTCAATTGCCATTGCAGCTGCTACTGGTGTCATTTTTCTTGGGGATGATCTCTATCTTGGAAG TATTATTGGAGCAACAATAATAGCAAGTGGGTTTTACTCAATAATGTGggggaaaataaaagaagaagagttgAAGGGGAAAGACGAGTTTTGTTCAAGCTTGGGCTCTTCATCCAAAGATAAGATTCCATTGTTGAAAAGCTGTAAAGTTCAAGATGACTAA